TGAGCCATCTCCCAGCAGCTGTTCGAACCGGGGCACATCCTGTGGCGTGGATATGACCAGTATGTCTCGAATACCTGCCAGCAACAGGGTCGTAAGGGGGTAGTAGATCATGGGCTTGTCGTACACCGGCAGCAGCTGCTTGCATACGGCCATTGACAGGGGGTACAGCCGGGTTCCGGAGCCGCCAGCCAGGATGATGCCCTTCAAGTTGCGCTCCGCTCCAAGGGCGTCATACTACCCTCCAAGCCCCGTGGCCACCGGGGCGCAGGGGTCGCTCTCAGCACCCCGTGTGGGAACTGCCGCCGGTAACGCCGTATGGCCATCTCCTTGGCTGCCTGCCGCGCAAAGACGATCATGATGCTGGCGCTGGACAGCATGACAAACAGGGCGAGTCGCGGTGCGTGCTGGATGTGTCTCATAGGTTTTGCAAAGCCGGCGCCGGTGGCCAAATTCTGTTCCAAACGGAAATCTGGCGCATTATACGTTAGAAGCTCCCTCGTTGCAAGGGCCAAGGGTCGCGGCGCAATCGGTATCTCGTGCTTGCTTTAGGGCGCTCTATTCAGTTCAGAAATCAACACGAGGGAGGGGGGCAGATCGCTGGCCCAGCGGTCAGAAACGGTGGCCGAGACGACGGTGCGGCTAACCTCATTTTTCTCCTGCAGCGGAAATGACATTCAAGGCTGATCCGGCGCGAAACCACTCAATCTGTGACTCGTTCAGCGTGTGTTGAAGATCCACCTTCTCCTCAGTACTATCGGCATGGCGTAGCGTCAATTTAACAGTGGAGCCGGGAGCGAGTCCCATCAGGCCGCTCAACGCCACTCGGTCATCGGGCCGGGTTTTGTCATCATCCGAGGGATGGGCAAAGGTGAGCGGCAGAACGCGCACGGTTCTTATCGGCCTCGTAGGCATCGAGACGCCAGTCGAGTTCATCCCTCTGTTCGTCGGTGAGTGGCAGGGCTTGCTGGTCAGAAGCAATGCTATCCCACAGGTCCTCGACGAGTTTGATCCTCTCTTCGACAGGAAGCTCTTGCAGTTTGGGATTCATCGTACAGCCTCGTTCATTCCTTATGAGTTAATATAGCCAACCGACCTTGAACGCCGCATCACTGACATGACTGGGCCTTTCGCAGTCTATCAGCACCTGTTCCGGACGAGTCTTCCACTGTTACTCTGCGAAACGACTCTCTCGAGCCATTGCCGCAGGCAATGTAAGCCACCGTACCACAATCTTCAAGGGGATTGCTATCGGGAGCTCGTGGGAACCCACCCCATTCACTTCGTGAAGTCCCCTCCTTTTCAAGGGAGGGGATTCAGGGGTGGGTTCGTTCGCCGGGGGAGTCAGCCTTGCCCCGCCAACGGCGGCGGCCAACAGGCGACCGGGCTAGGCCCATCTCGCCCATGAGCCCGCGTCACTCCCCGCTATTGCGGACCTACCCCGATGGGGGTACCTTGGTGCCGGGCTGAAGGCGCCTGGCACGATCGCCCCGTTGACAACGGTGTGGTCAGGCCGAGGCCACCGGTCTCCACTGAAGCGGTGACCCCCTCCCCCCCTCCCCGGGGCCACCCTCACTGACGGGAAGCACGGCCCAAACGTGGCCCAAACGTGGCCCAAAAACGGCCGAACCCCGCCAACGGCGGTGGCAGACGTGACCCCCTGATGGGCCCGTCGATCCGCTCTTTGACATAGGGCACAAAGCCCCGGATGCTCTCCGGGGCTCTCGCTGAATGCCGAGGCTGGCTGAGCGCTGACTGCGCTAGTAGCGGTAAGTATCCGGCTTGAAGGGGCCCAGAAGATCCACACCCAGGTAGTCGGCCTGTTCGGGTGTGAGCTGGGTGAGCTTGGCGCCGAGCTTATCCAGATGCAGGCGGGCCACCTCTTCATCAAGTTGCTTGGGCAGCACGTGCACCTTGCGCTCCATACCACCCTCCCAGAGCGCCATCTGGGCCAAGGTCTGGTTAGTGAAGGAGGTGGACATCACAAAGGACGAATGGCCCGTTGCATTGCCCAGGTTCACCAGCCTGCCACGGCTGAGCAGAATAATGGCATGCCCGTCAGGAAAGGTAAATCTATCCACCTGAGGCTTGATGTTTTCCTCGACGATCTCCGGGTTGTTTTCCAGGTAGCTCACTTCGATTTCCACGTCGAAGTGGCCAATGTTGCAGACAATGGCATTGTGTTTCATCCGCGCCATGTGCTCGCCCGTGATAATATGCTTGTTGCCGGTGGCCGAAACAAACACGTCGCCCCGTTCAACAACGTCATCCACGGTGGTCACTTCATACCCCTCCATGGCGGCCTGCAGGGCGCAGATGGGGTCGATCTCGGCGACGACAACCCGAGCGCCGTAGCCCTTCATGGATTGGGCGCAGCCTTTCCCCACGTCGCCATAGCCGGCAATGACGATAGTCTTTCCGGCCAGCATGACATCGGTAGCCCGCTTGATGCCGTCGGCGAGGCTCTCGCGGCAACCGTACTTGTTGTCGAACTTGGACTTGGTGACGGAGTCGTTCACGTTGATGGCGGGGAAGGGCAAGTCGCCGGCGCTGTCCAGCTGCAACAGACGGTGCACACCGGTGGTGGTCTCTTCGGACACGCCCTTGATGTCGGGGATGAGCTCCTTGCGCTCCTCGAGGATTACCCTGGTGAGGTCACCGCCGTCATCCAGCAGCAGGTTAGGACCCTGACCGTCGCTGAACTGCAGGGTCTGGTCCACACACCACCAGTACTCATCTTGGGTCTCGTCCTTCCAGGCAAACACAGGCACGCCACGCTCGGCGATGGCGGCGGCGGCATGGTCCTGGGTGGAGTAGATGTTACACGAAGACCAGCGCACCTCGGCGCCCAGTTCCAGCAGCGTCTCGATGAGCACCGCCGTCTGGACCGTCATGTGAATGCAGCCGGCAATGCGGGCGCCCTGGAGCGGTTTGCTCTCGCGGTACTTTTCCCGCAAGGCCATGAGACCGGGCATTTCCACCTCGGCAATCTCGATCTCTATGCGTCCAAATCCCGCCAGACCAATGTCGGCGATCTTGTAATCCGGATGGGCGTCCCCATTCCGGGTTGAGGTATCGGGCGTGACCTCTTTAACTGCCATGGTGTGTCCTGCTCCTGATAATCTAATTTTTGGCGGGCATAACTTACCCTAATAAGCCGCCGTGAGGGTACTGTTTAGAACGCGCGCTCAAAGGCGCTGACTCCCGGAGATGCTCGCCGGGGCAAACCCGGAACTGGGGGCGGGGTAATCGCGGCGGAACAGTTGCTGCCGTGCAATGACCGCCCAACGAATGCTTGCTGCCTTCAGTCGTGTCCAATAAATTTCGACCACCGCCAACACTCTCAGGAACTGTGCCATGAAATTAGCTCCCGCCTTTGTACTTTCCGCACTGCCCGTTCTGTTTATGGCTTGCAGCCCGGCCGAATCGCACGAGCGAACGCTGACTCATCCACCCCGAATCTACGGCGAATATGTGACCCAGCTGGCCAAAACGGTGGATTTTGTGGAACGGGAATTGCCCGTCTCAATCCCGGGCCGGCGCCCAGTATATGACGTCAAACCCCTGAACCATAATGTCATTCTCGCCAACCGTGCCAACACGGTGGAAGTGACCGTTATCAACCACGATGCCGGCCAACCCCTGGCACCTCATACGGTAACGGTGACCTTCTACGATGGTCCGGAGGGCCACCCATTGGACACCCAGAGCATGGCCACCGGCGTTATTCCTCCGTTGGGGCAGGAGACTGCCGCCCTGACCACTCCCGTGGAACCTTCCGAGGGCATCTACTACTGGTCCTATACCATCAGCCGAACGGATGGCTGGGAGGAGGCGGTACAGGCTTATGAGGACAGCCAGGAAAGCGAAACAGGCGGCACAGCCGCGGGCGAAGATGAAGGCGACGAATGGGGCGATGACGATTGGGAGTGATCGAATAAGTCAGACCAGGCTCAACCACGGCGATCAGCCCCGCCGCTTCACCAATCATATTTCCGACTTGCGCGATTCCAGACGCTCCGCCAGTCTTGAACGACCGGCGAGGGTTGTTACGTCAGTGCTGAAGGTATCGTCCCATTTCCTGATCCAAGTCAGGCAGGAATCGTATTCCGCCTGCCCGTAATAAGCGGTCGCCACGGTAAGGGTGAGATGGTCGTCAGTGATAGTGATATCGCGGCTAAAAACCCAGTTCGCCGTAGAATCCCGGGCTGCCTTGGCATCCGAGACCGATGTCACAAAGTCACCCTCCGCCAGGGATGCAAACGACCTGCCTGCGAGCAGCTCCGTTGCCACCATGGTGGTGGCGGTCTTGTTCAGGGCTGTGGTGAAGCGGGTAACGCTGGTGTCACCAATCCCCAGGCGGGCATAAGCCCAGCCCTGCCCGTTCCAGCCGTCCGCATAGTTGGGATCGCCCCCCACCTTTGCGGTACCGGTACCGACACCATTTTTGAACTGCCCCAAGGCGCCCAGCAGGTCGCCCTCGGCAAACAGCTCCCAGCCATACTCCACATAGTCCGGCGCCTCCGGCTCGACCAGGGCGCGGCAGGCGGCACCCATGATCAGGGACAGCCCTGCCATGAGACTCCACAGCGTTCGGTGTACCCGTCGCACGGCGCTACCTCACCAGCAACATTTTCCGGGTCATGTGATAGCCTGAACTGGTCTCCAGCCGCACAAAATAGACCCCGCTGGCCACCGCCGCTCCCCGGGCGTCAACGCCCCGCCAGATGAGCTCGTACCGCCCGCTGTCAGCTGCGTCGTCGAACAACGATACCACCCGCTGTCCCAGCAAGTTGTAGATGTGAACCGAGGCATGCTGAACAGGCCCGTCGCGGAGGCCGAGATCAATCACGATGCGGGTGCTGGGGTTAAAGGGGTTGGGATAGTTGCTCTGCAGACTGGTAAGCTGGGGCACTACGATGGTGCGCGGTCCCAGGCGGAAAGATCCGGCACCCTGTGCCCAAGCGACCACCCGGCTGCCAGCGTCCATCGTGGGCAACTCCTCCCAGCGCCCGCTGGGCCGCAGAATGTAAATGGCCTGCAGGCCCGACTCCGCGTCGAGGCGGCCAGCCGACAGCATACTCACTTTTATCGGCTGCTGGAACCGAAGGACGCCGTCGCCGAGCCGATAGACCCCTTCCGGCGCGGCGCTCATCAGGGCGGAGTTGACCACCAGCAGGTGCCGGTCCTCATTGACGGCTCCCGGACCCGAGGACGCCGAGAAGAGCTGGTCCGCACTGGCCACCACCCAGGGCTGCGCTTGCTTGGCAATGCCGATGCTGTAGCTGGCCGTGCGCGTTGTGTCCCCGGAACCGCTGAACCCGGTGACCACCA
The nucleotide sequence above comes from Candidatus Neomarinimicrobiota bacterium. Encoded proteins:
- a CDS encoding addiction module protein — translated: MNPKLQELPVEERIKLVEDLWDSIASDQQALPLTDEQRDELDWRLDAYEADKNRARSAAHLCPSLG
- a CDS encoding adenosylhomocysteinase, which codes for MAVKEVTPDTSTRNGDAHPDYKIADIGLAGFGRIEIEIAEVEMPGLMALREKYRESKPLQGARIAGCIHMTVQTAVLIETLLELGAEVRWSSCNIYSTQDHAAAAIAERGVPVFAWKDETQDEYWWCVDQTLQFSDGQGPNLLLDDGGDLTRVILEERKELIPDIKGVSEETTTGVHRLLQLDSAGDLPFPAINVNDSVTKSKFDNKYGCRESLADGIKRATDVMLAGKTIVIAGYGDVGKGCAQSMKGYGARVVVAEIDPICALQAAMEGYEVTTVDDVVERGDVFVSATGNKHIITGEHMARMKHNAIVCNIGHFDVEIEVSYLENNPEIVEENIKPQVDRFTFPDGHAIILLSRGRLVNLGNATGHSSFVMSTSFTNQTLAQMALWEGGMERKVHVLPKQLDEEVARLHLDKLGAKLTQLTPEQADYLGVDLLGPFKPDTYRY